The Oreochromis aureus strain Israel breed Guangdong linkage group 15, ZZ_aureus, whole genome shotgun sequence genome contains the following window.
AGGTGGAAGAGACTAAGGCAAAGGAAGGGGGGAGACCTGACACCATGCTCGACTTCTCTGTCCCCCCATGAATAACCTTTGGCAGCTCGTTCATGCTCATAATCTGTGACACTCTCACGGGGCTCATCCTGCTTATTGGAAGACTCGTGGATCCCACAGATGTCTCGACATGAGTGAACATCAcactcttctctttttcttgtgTTCACTGTTTTCACATAGAGAAGATGACAGTCCCGGTAGAACAGCATATCATTTCCTGGCAGGAAAACAGGCGTTTACAGCAGTTTCACTGAAGCTGCAGagggagttttgtttttcaaacattACAGGGTGATTTATGGTTTATTTCTCCATTTTCATGAAATGATGAAAAGAGATTTAAATGGCAGCAATTTATCCCCGTGACTGAATCGCTGCTATTCTTGcaaaagtaaaacataaaaacgCTTTTCTCTCATTACAAAaacgttttctctttttgtcattttttcacTCTGAAAGCTATTTCCTCCTGTAACATCTCTTCATCATCTTAGGCAATTACTGGAAATTGTTTTGCAAGAGCGTATAGCGTCATTCGCCAACACCAGAAGAGAAATGCTCACGATGTTGTGTCACATTAGCACGCTGTAGTAAGGTCGAGCAGCTCTGTGACAGCAGCTCTACTTTTCACCTCACTCAGTCTTGTGTAGATATTGTGACGATCTTAAGCTCACTGAGGAGATGATGAATGGATAATAGTTTGATTAACAGGACAGCAGATCTATCACACGCAACACAAACGTCAGCCTATTAATCAAGAGCAGTCCCACTGACTGATGGAAACCACAGATCAAAGTGTTCCAAGGGTGTAATCTGGATAAAAATAATCCGGTTTTTCCTTCCATGGATCATATAATCCAGCTCACTTTTGTCCTGGTCCAGGAAGGAAGAATTTCACTTAAATGGATGGCTTCATTGATATGTTTGTTCTATTTCTCTTTTTTGCATGCGCTACTCGGCTCTACCATTGCTTTGCACAAATATGTGCACATATTTAATGGCACCATCTGCCTTTTTTTGACCAATGGTGGGCCGCCTGAACCAAAAATACCAGGGCAGATCGGTGTCCCAGTCACGATGACAATGAAATGGTGATTCAGTGATATACAAGGCTGtttaattttagtgttaatGGGGGCAATGCAGTTTATGGAGTTATGGAGAGTGCTGATCTACAATGAACTCCTACCAACTCTACTCCTATTACTATCTTCGTATGTAGAATGACATTCTGGGCCAGACTGTTTATATATttgaaaactaataaaaaacccacaaatacacacaaactctCAAAACCTTGTTAGCGTTGCCATTGAGCAGGATTTTTATCAGTTCTCTTCAAGACTTGTTTGTATGAGGATCTCAGATGCTTAATTTTAGATGGTGAGCCCAGACTGTCAGACCAAAGGAAAGATGAgaaaatatcattaaaaaacataaataacatgTGCAGCTGGAGTGGAGGTAATATGGCATGTAGTGCCAACAATTCAgcgttagccctgcgacagaccgGTGACCCGTGCAGGGTCATTCCCCGCCTCCCGGCCTGTAACAGGCTCGAGCCCCCCGGTGACCCTACTTTTACACGTTAAATAAATTTGAGCTGTTAATGATTCCTAATGTAAATAAGAGTGGAAATTAATGTTGCAGAAAAACAGTTATTGTTTGATTCAGTGCACAGAGCAATAATAATACATACTAATTAATACTAATTCAAGTTAGTTATTTAAAAGTGGAGTGCGCTCTAAGTGCTGCTACTTATTTCTAATGTGGTGGCTGCACATTAGAGCTCTgatacttttcctttttttgaacATTCAAGCATTAAAAGTCCCACAGCAGGTCACGGTTTCGCTCGTCAGCAGGTCGAAGTGAAATGACTTTTAGTGACTGAACAGGTGTTTGTGGTGTGTGTTCAacatagccaggctttctttgagCCCAGCACATTATTATGTGTTCTGGCAGCTGCATTTCCATCAATGTAAAATACAATTAGCATCTGATTAGGACCAAGTAtaaatttttttccccacattttcTGCATCACTAAATGATTCAGTGTAAATTATAGCACCAATGCGACACgctgtttgtgctgctggtCTTCATTTGTGCTTTAGCCAGGTGAAAAGAGAGTTACTCGGAAAACTCTGACTTTAAGCTTCACATAGCTCGATAAGCTACagtattaataacaataataataataatacattttatttagaaacgcctttcaaaacactcgaGGACACTTTACAGAACAAATAAGATgagcataaaaacaggaaatgaacacaataataaaacaaagtttaagAGCATGGAGTAGTTATACAGAGTAGGCTCTGGTTCTTGAACAGGTGGGTTTTGAGGGTGGACTTAAAACGGGGGAAAgaactgatgtttctgaggtCAGGGGGTATTCCACAGCCGAGGGGCAAAGCGGCTAAAAGCCCCGCCCCCCATGGTAATAAGAAGAGGGGAAggaacagaaagaagaagagaagaggaggatcTGAGGCACCGGGATGGGATGGAGATCTGTACCAAGTCAGAGAGATGTGGTGGGCGGAGAGAATGAATAGCCTTAAATGTGTAGAGgagtattttaaaattaatgcgGAGTTGAACCAGGAGccagtgaagctgcttcagGATAGGGGTGATGTGGTGCGTAGAGGGAGTCTTAGTAATAATACaggcagcagagttctggacacGTTGGAGCGTGTGGATGGATTTTTGTGGCAGGCCAGATAAGAGTGAGTTACAGTAGTCGATCCGAGAGGTAACAAGACCATGGATGAGGATAGCAGTGGCATGTGGAGTGAGGAAGGGGCGGAGGCGATTGATGTTACGGAGTTGAAGATAAGCTGAGCGAGTGACATTATTGATGTGAGAGTTAAAGGATAATGTACTGTCAAGAATGACGCCCAAACTTTTCACAGAGGGAGAGCTAGAAACCGACGCGTTATTGTTAGTAACAGAAAAAGTGTTAGTCCTGGATAGCAATGATTTGGAGCCGACCAGGAGAAGTTCTGTAGTACacactaaacaaaaacaaacaaacaaacaaacatgcaaacaaacaaacatgcaaagCGTAGCGAGAAACAGGAAGCTGTCAGCTCATGTAAAACACTGGTAGCACAAAATCCTGAAAAGGTAAGTTTGAACTTGTTAAACTGGAAGTGAACAAAGATAAAATCAAAGCTTCATAACTACTGATGTTACTGTGTTTGTCTCCGTTTTACCAAAGGACGCGCTCTGTGAGATTGTCAGCAAGGCTTGAGCTGACCTTATTGTCCTCCATTGCCAGttaaatctgtcattttttgAAACCAGTTGAAGATTTGTCTTCATGTTTAAATGATTATTGCATCACACCCTTCTTTAGCTAAATGCTTTTCACGCCACCTTTGTCTGTGAAAAAGCTTCAGTGGTTTTTTCCCTTACTGTCCTCCATTATTTATTAACTTAATTTATCGATAGAAGAGACAAGAGTTCAAACTGATAATGTGTAAGAGCACCCGCTGCATGGCCACGAAACCAACTACCTCAAACTGTGTTACATGAAGACACATTTCAATGTGTTACTGCAATCATGCAgagctgtgcattttttttatattaaaaaagtcATTTAGCCTGCACCACATTTTTATGGAAGATGTGAGATCATAGAATTTAAATGACAAACTGACAACAGTTGGTCGTCTGCTGTCTAATCATAACTAACCGGCACGttctagatttttaaatctactTTGCTCAATTTATCATCAGTATTTATGCATGCTAAGAATACGTGTAAATGCAATTAATAGaaccttctttttttaaatgtattgtttCCAAAATGCATTTTCATGAGAAAATTACGCACTAAGATAGAATTAACTCAACATTCACGTCTGATTTGTCAGATCTTCTCTGATGATTAATACCAGCACAAACTGAAAAGTAGAGACGCATTTACACTCATTTTTATCAGCTGTGTTGTATCACTGAAGATGGCCCAGCCTCTCAGCATGGGACAGAGCAGAGCGATCACTCTTGGATAATGTTTAACTGGACTGTAAACTGACTCTCGCTCTTGTATATAAAGAGGAAGTTTCTGAGCAACTGCCTGCAGCAGAGAGGACTTTAAAGGTAAGAACTTGCTTTTTCAGCCAACCACTGAATGGATTTCAGGAAACTTAAACATTATGTTTGGAAATGAAGTGCAGACAGTCCAGATCCTGCTGTCATTGTATCCTAATTCATTTCCCACTGTTATCCCTGTAAgtgttatctttttttttttccattttaaatacttgtttttctcttgACAGTGCTCTAAAGATGCGTGGTCTCTTTGCTAGTTGTGCGCTCCTTGCACTGCTCCTGGCCGTAGCCTTGgccgaccaccaccaccaccacagctcTGCACACAGCAACGAGGAGCACGATAGCTGCCACAAGCTCTCTGCTCCTAATGCTGACTTTGCCGTTGTCCTCTACAAAAGTCTGAATGCCAAGACTGCTGCTGGAAACAACATCTTCTTTTCACCACTGGGCATCTCCACTGCCCTGTCCCTGCTATCTACTGGGGCCCGTGGTGAAACCCACAGCCAGCTGTTCTCCAGCCTGGGCTATAGCACCTTAAACCAGACTCAGGTCAACGAAGCCTACAAGCATCTTTTTCACATGCTTGGAGAAAGCCAGGAGAACCAAAAGCTGGATGTTGGCAATGCTGCTGCAGTGCGCTCCGGCTTCAGTCCTCTGGAGGAGTTCTTAAATGACATCAAGCAGTACTACTCTGGTGAAATCTTTCAAGTTGACTTTACCAAAcctgaagaggctgcagctgaaaTCAACAAACACATTGCCAGCAAAACCCATGACAAGATCAAAGACATGGTGAAGGACTTGGACCCTGAAATGGCCATGGTCCTTATCAACTACGTCTACTTCAGAGGTAAGACACATGCAGACAGAACAGACAGTGTCCGTCAGGTGTTCGTTCTCTGGTTCAAGGTTTTCACAGATAGAGAATAGCACAAATACACGAAACGAACAAGTCTGAAGGATGCAACATTTTCAAATAAGTACCCACGATCAATGTAGACTTAATGTGACCCATTACAGGACAGTGGGAGAAACCTTTCGACGGTAACATGACACACAAAGAGGAATTCCATGTGGACGGAAGCACCACAGTTGAGGTGGACATGATGAGGAGGACGGGACGCTACGACTTCTACAGAGACGACGGGAACCATGCCACCGTTTTGCTGCTGCCATACAAGGGCAACACCTCCATGATGATTGTTTTCCCAGATGAAGACAAAATGAATCAGGTGGAGGCTGCCATCAGCAAAGATCAACTCAGGCACTGGCACGATTCCTTCTTCAGGACGTAAGAGAGCACGTCATTAGTGGCTGTTTGTGGTTGTGTATATTTCTGGGATTCTTACACTGGTGTTTTTCTCTTGTATTTGTTTCTCAGTAACGTGAATCTTGGCATGCCAAAGTTTTCCATCTCTGCCAAAGCCTCCCTAGATGACACACTGAAAGAAAGTGGAATAACAGATGCTTTTGGAGACAAAGCTGATTTTTCTGGCATGTCTAATGAGGTCCCGCTCAAAGTCTCAAAGGTAGGATCACTGAATATGACTTCATTGTTTTGTCCACTTCATGGACTCTGTGCTCAAATGTGACATTGGCTCTTGTGTCCCGGTTCCTCCAACAGGTGTCTCACCAGGCGGTGCTAAGCGTGGATGAAACAGGAAcggaggctgctgctgccaccacTGTCGAGATCATGCCAATGAGTCTGCCCCAAGCCATAACACTCAACAGACCCTTCCTGCTCTTCATCCTTGAGCATTCAACAAGGAGCATCCTCTTCATGGGCAAGATCAACAACCCCACAGCCTAAGGATGCCCTTAGAGAAGTGTGCGCTACATTTGTTCCATTTTCACACTGCAGCAGTAGCTCCAGGGCTTATCCTTAACTCGGGATCTTAAAATGTTGTGGAGGTGCTGCTGTATTAATAAGAACACTGGGGAAATGATGTTTAGCCAATAGTGTGATGAATAGGACAACACATCTGTCATCTGTCATCACATAACAGAAATGAATCTGTCTGTCAGCATCAAACATTTATTACCATTAATAAAAACTGGCTAGGGGCATAGTTTTCTGAACATGTAGACACAgttcatgaaaaaaagaaacacaagtcAAAGAAGCCTCTACTAACACAGCAGATCAGCTTTTGTGCGGCCGATTGTGTTTTGAATTTGGTTCAACATGAAGTGAAATAAAAACTTTCCATGAACACAGGCCATGttatattatttcattttgtttcagtCCAGTGATCTTTGCAAATGATcatatatatattattctataATGAAGTCAGTGTCATTGCTGTAAGGCTCTTATCTgttatttacagttatgtttaggcagaattaaaaaaatgtgattttttgtGTTCTTTGAAATTCTCTCTGAGCTGCTGATGGAGCTCAAGAGACTTATTGCATTTCATCAGTCACCCGAGTATCCATAGAAGCTGCCGTTTTCATTTCGAACTTAAAGTTGAGATTAattgggggattttttttaccAGTGACACCAACGCCTGGTGAGTCATCAAAGATCAGTTTGCGATCAAATCACAGCCACAGAGTCAGTCCTCATCCTCACCTGAACATGTTCAATAAGGCCAGGAAACTCGTTCACACCTGACACCAGCCTGTTCGCACACACCCACATGCCGACAGACTGTGGTttctaaatatttatatatacacagttactgatgaaagaaaaagaacatattactttattattattattacatgatTTTATCAAAATAGATTTATCTTATTTACAGTTAAATCTAAATCtaactcttcaaaataaaaaacagactaCTATACCATATGAAATATTGCATAAACATCAAGTGTTGAGGAAACAAACTTGTCATGTTGCCTGGCAACCACCTAGCAACAGGCTAAAATCACCCATTTGTAACGTTTGTAAAGTTTATGACATCTGTATCATTTTAGGATTgcaacagtaacacacacacacacacacacacacacacacacacacacacacacacacacacacacacacacacacacacacacacacacacatatattccTTAAATTCCTTAAATTAATTATCATATATTATGACGTCAACATGGACACATCTACAAAAACatgtacagttaagcccaaaattattcatacccctggcaaattttgacttaaagttacttttattcaactagcaagttattttttgactggaaatgacacaggcgtctcacaaaagataataagatgatgtacaagacgcatcattgtggaaaaaaaatatttctcagcttttatttacatttgagcaaaaagtatcatgtccagaattattcataccctttacaaactgtcacagtctctgggaaaatccaaagttccatccattccaaatagtcaaagctgttctaaagcatcctaattaccctgattaattggaaatagctgttttgatcaactcaacaggtgaaaaacagcagctctctgcaggtggtctgtggacagtcatggctaagacaaaggaactcagtgaggacctgcagctgtgcattgtggctgctcacaagtgaggaatgggctacaaggccatatccaaatgttttcaagttccagtggctacagtgcaaagtattattaaaaaatacaagatgttccgcactgtggaaaatctcagaggacgttgtcggaagccaaaagtgaaacctgtgctggccaggagaatagtgagagaggtgaaaaagaatccaaggatcaccaccaaggccattctggtgaatctgggctctgctggtggcaatgtctcaagccagacagtccaacggacactgttgggttccacggatgcagaccaaggaaaacgccacttctccaggcacttctaaggcatgcaaaacctcatttggcctttgcaaatgctcatctggacaaagaagaaggtttctggtcttcagtgttatggtcagatgaaacaaaaattgaattatttggtcacaatgatgttggcatcattgtgatcatttaacataaaaaggagaagccttcaacccaaagaacaccatccccactgtcaaacatggtggtgggaacctaatgctttggggtgtttttcagccaatggaccatggaacctaatcacagtaaacagcaccatgaaaaagagcaatacatgaagattctcaacaacaacatcaggcagtctgcagaaaaacttggccttgggaaccagtggacattttagcacgacaataacccaaaacatacagcaagcgtggtgaagaaatggttagcagacaacaccagtaacgttttgcagtggcctagccagagtcctgacttgaatccaattgagaatctgtggagggagctaaagatcagggtgatggcaagaagacctccaacctgaaagatttggagctcattgctaaagatgaatgggcaaaaatgcctgtggagacatgcaaaaagctggtctgcaattataggaagcgtttgattgctgtaatagccaataaaggcttttttctattgattattgagaagggtatgaataattctggacatgatactttttgctaaaatataaataaaacctgagaaatatttttttccacaatgatgcctcttgtacatcgtcttattatctttggggagacacctgtgtcatttctgctcaaaaaagaacttgcatattgaacaaaagtaactttaagtcaaaatttggcaggggtatgaataattatgggcttaactgtatatagtACAGCAGGACCTGAGCACTGCAGGAGACCCACAAAAATATACCCACAGATATTCTGGGGGGCAGGCGCTGAAGTCAAAAAATTCTGTGTATAAGTATATATAAAGTATGTATAAGTAATTTTGCCTAGGACAACATCAGTTCATTGGTAAGTTGCATCCTTTAtgaaacgtcttgatgcattctcaatcatccaggaaagtaatactcatggccattgatcagtgttctttgatcagtgggttttggtcagtgattgttgatcaatggtcatgggaatttgcataattatgattaaggaactgacctcccagcccattgttccttcagtgggctggtttcagtcattgtgcaaatgtactgtttataaggtttggggaaacctgcagtcagctgagactgaagaagtcacttggatgagtgacgaaacgtttctcccacaaaacgctacgtccagatgaacagattcaacttttggagacatcCTTTATGAACAACTACAGCAGCATTGCTTGTATTCTTTTCACCTTTGCATATCTTTGATTCTGTCGGGCCTGTACTGATAAAACTGGGATCTTTAATCGGTCGGGGAGGGGATTAAGTTTGCTCAATGACACAACGAACCAGTCAAATAACAAATAACAGAACAAGGTTAGTTTTAAATAAGCATGATAAGTTGACTATGACCAGTCATCTGAACTCTTGCATTAATACTTGCCTAATACATTATTATCCAGCTGACAAAACGGATGATAATAGTGTGTGcgctgtttatgttttatgtttgcgtgattctgattgtttgtttttttgtttttaccaaaAAGACCCTGACCCACCCAGAGTTATTTCCATGTCCTGTTGAGCAGGTTAGGTTGTATAAACAAAGTCAGTAGAATCGATCCAGAAGAGAGAAGGCTGATTTTTATTAATCTGTAAGCTGTCAGCTGACTGCCTTTAAGCTTGCTTAAATATAACAAGAGTTTCTGGAAACGTCACTACAGAAGACGTTAGTGGTAAGCATCAGTCTCTATTAGTTCTACATTTTAAGTACTTAAATGTAAGAAGTAAATGACAGTTAAGAGATTTAAAGATGATTTTTAGGATGTAATCACGTGGTTTTAACAGATATGTCATTACTTAGCATTCATTGTCTGCTTCCTTCGTTGGTTTCATTGGTTTTATTGTATACAATGTTACAACACAGCTGAACTACTGGTTACTACTTTACCAGTGTATAAAAAAATCGCTGCAAGGGTGAAGTGCCTTTACCTTTAAATATCTATTTCTATTCTGTCAataacagacatataactttattattttagtgATGCTCATTATTCAATTCACAGTTGTACATCTGCTGCGGAAGAGACACTTTCAAATCCCTCAAATATCTTTTAGAGCTAAATCTCTATTATAatacctgctgtggtgacctaCACTCACTGGGTGTTTTTGAACAGTCATCTAATGGCCAATAACTCAACTACTTACAGGTGCTGTATTACTGGCAATCAGACCATTTAGTTGAGTTGTCTGCCTGACAGTCCAGGTAACTTCTTGGGTTTAAAATCCAGCCTTTGTTGTTTGCATAGAGTGACTTCTCAGCTGGTAGCTTTGGGATCTGTTATAAGCAGCTTtgcagaaacatgctgttatAACAGATGCTCATGAAAATTCTACTTTTTTCATCTGATGAACTTGTCAGTAGTGGTTTTGATTACAGCTCAGTAATAATGTGGCAATAGTGTGGTAAGGTGGAAACAAGAAAGTAATGATGTAGaaatattagtagtaaagttaTTACTACGAAATTACAATGTAAAATCCAG
Protein-coding sequences here:
- the LOC116321039 gene encoding alpha-1-antitrypsin homolog, producing MRGLFASCALLALLLAVALADHHHHHSSAHSNEEHDSCHKLSAPNADFAVVLYKSLNAKTAAGNNIFFSPLGISTALSLLSTGARGETHSQLFSSLGYSTLNQTQVNEAYKHLFHMLGESQENQKLDVGNAAAVRSGFSPLEEFLNDIKQYYSGEIFQVDFTKPEEAAAEINKHIASKTHDKIKDMVKDLDPEMAMVLINYVYFRGQWEKPFDGNMTHKEEFHVDGSTTVEVDMMRRTGRYDFYRDDGNHATVLLLPYKGNTSMMIVFPDEDKMNQVEAAISKDQLRHWHDSFFRTNVNLGMPKFSISAKASLDDTLKESGITDAFGDKADFSGMSNEVPLKVSKVSHQAVLSVDETGTEAAAATTVEIMPMSLPQAITLNRPFLLFILEHSTRSILFMGKINNPTA